The Cryobacterium sp. SO1 genomic sequence CCCGAGTTCACCCATGGACACCAACCAGATGATCGCCCAGACCACCCAGCTGGCCATGATGGAAAAACTCACCGCGCTGTCCACCACCGCGGACGAGAACTTCTCGCTGCAGATGCGCACGGCCGCTGCCGCCCTCGTCGGCCAGAACGTCACCTACACGGATGCCGCCGGCGCGAGCGTCACCGGCATCGCGACCGCGGTGTCCTTCGCCGGCCCGGTGCCCCAGGTCACCGTCGGCACCGCCAGCGTGGCGCTCGACGCGATCTCGGGGGTGACCGCCCCGAAGGGGTGAGCCCGCACCGCGTGAACAACGCGCGACCCTGCCCCTCGACGCCCGCCGTCGCCGGCCCGCCAGCCAGCCACCACCAGGTGAACAGCCCGCCCGGCACCAGAACGACATCACCGTATTGACCCATCCGCTGCAGTCACTCTCTCGAAAGGAAGCTCCCATGCTTCGCTCCCTGTACTCCGGTATCTCCGGCCTCCGCGCCCACCAGACCATGCTCGACGTGACCGGCAACAACATCGCCAACGTCAACACCACCGCGTTCAAGGCCTCGGCCACCCAGTTCCAGGACACCCTCTCCCAGCTCACCCAGGGCGCCGGCGGCCCGGGCGCCAGGACCGGTGGCACGAACCCGGCCCAGGTGGGACTCGGCGTGCAGGTGGCCGGCATCGCCACCAACTTCGCGCAGGGATCGTCGCAGGCCACCGGCAAGGCCTCCGACATGCTCATCTCGGGCGACGGATTCTTCATCACCCAGCAGGGCGGCGAGACGGTGTACAGCCGCGCCGGCTCCTTCGACTTCGACTCCGCGGGGCGCCTCGTCACCCCGTCCGGTGCGATCGTGCAGGGCTGGGGTGCGGTGAACGGCGTGGTCAACGAGGGTGGCGCCGTCGGGGACCTGGCGCTGCCGGTCAACGCCGTCATCCCCGGCACGGCAACGAATGCGGTTGCGGTGACAGGCACGCTGCCGTCCGACGCCGTCAAAGACACGCAGGTGCTCCGAGACGTCAAGGTCTATGACGCCTCGGGCGCGGCCCGCACACTCTCCCTGACCTTCACCAAGTCGGCCAGTGGATGGGACGTGTCCGGCATCGACAACGGCGGTACCCCGGTAACGACTTCGCTGGGCTTCACGGGAGATTCGGTGACGTCAGGTGGGACGCTCGTCATCGGTGACCCTGCCGCCGGCGGAGTGACGGTGGACCTCACCAGTCTCAAGGGACTGGCCGGGATCAGCACGGTCAAGGCCGCGGCGAACGGTAGCGCCCCAGGCTCGCTCGAGTCATACACCTTCGGCAAGGACGGCACCCTCGTGGGCCTGTTCAGCAACGGCGAGCAGAAGGCGCTCGGACGGATCGCCCTCGCCACCTTCACCAACCCGGGCGGCCTCGAGAAGACCGGCTCGAACGGCTACCGGGCCACCTTCAACTCCGGTACGGCCGAACTCGGCGCTCCGGGCTCCACTGGACTGGGTTCGCTCACCGGTGGCGCCCTGGAGATGTCGAACGTGGACCTGTCGCAGGAGTTCACCAACCTCATCGTCGCCCAGCGCGGCTTCCAGGCGAACGCCCGCATCATCACCACCTCGGACGAGGTGCTGCAGGAGCTCACCAACCTGAAGCGCTAACGGACGCAGTAAGCGGTCCCGTCGTCGGTCGAGCTTGGCGACGTCGTGCTGAGCCTGTCGAAGTAGACCCGGTGAGACGTGTCCCAAAAATCCCCCATCTCGCGGGATCTCGACAAGCTCGATCAGCGGGTGGTGGCGACCCTGCGTTGGTCGAGCTTGTCAGTGACCCGTTCGATCAGCGGGTGGTGGCGACCCTGCGCTGGTCGAGGTTGTCGACGTCGTGCTGAGCTTGCCGAAGTAGACCCGCTCGATCAGTGTGTGCGGGCTGAGGTGGGCCGTGGCCGGGTGCGGCTGGGCATCTCGATGAGTGCCTGGCCGGGGTCGATGGTCGCGGGTGGCCTGAGCCAGTACCGG encodes the following:
- a CDS encoding flagellar hook assembly protein FlgD yields the protein MTIDAVGSVSTAAADSTTGASMYSNTPVRTPKQTLDSETFMALLVAQLRNQDPSSPMDTNQMIAQTTQLAMMEKLTALSTTADENFSLQMRTAAAALVGQNVTYTDAAGASVTGIATAVSFAGPVPQVTVGTASVALDAISGVTAPKG
- a CDS encoding flagellar hook protein FlgE, with the protein product MLRSLYSGISGLRAHQTMLDVTGNNIANVNTTAFKASATQFQDTLSQLTQGAGGPGARTGGTNPAQVGLGVQVAGIATNFAQGSSQATGKASDMLISGDGFFITQQGGETVYSRAGSFDFDSAGRLVTPSGAIVQGWGAVNGVVNEGGAVGDLALPVNAVIPGTATNAVAVTGTLPSDAVKDTQVLRDVKVYDASGAARTLSLTFTKSASGWDVSGIDNGGTPVTTSLGFTGDSVTSGGTLVIGDPAAGGVTVDLTSLKGLAGISTVKAAANGSAPGSLESYTFGKDGTLVGLFSNGEQKALGRIALATFTNPGGLEKTGSNGYRATFNSGTAELGAPGSTGLGSLTGGALEMSNVDLSQEFTNLIVAQRGFQANARIITTSDEVLQELTNLKR